In one window of Toxotes jaculatrix isolate fToxJac2 chromosome 10, fToxJac2.pri, whole genome shotgun sequence DNA:
- the tmem126a gene encoding transmembrane protein 126A encodes MSENTEKESVSGKALTREVISEMLTKNFERLPDTDKKLFIYGPFYLGGNAALAGLISNSLYRRALNVTQAAITSGLPMAVLPFMTTVALYNAAVSSPLLSGDLNCPSCALMRGALVGVVGAGVYPILLALPVNIGLASRYNTAPMPEKGIAIRYSVNLSKPILRRMRAVLLLQAFFSTYLSSRHFETYTKLAEITFGAGGEELKD; translated from the coding sequence GATCTCTGAAATGTTGACGAAGAATTTCGAGAGACTACCTGACACTGATAAGAAACTCTTCATCTACGGACCCTTCTATCTGGGAGGAAACGCGGCCCTTGCAGGACTGATATCCAACAGCTTGTATCGCAGAGCTCTGAATGTCACACAGGCGGCCATCACCTCCGGCCTGCCGATGGCCGTGCTGCCGTTCATGACCACCGTCGCCCTCTACAACGCAGCGGTGTCCAGCCCCCTCCTGTCCGGCGATCTCAACTGCCCCAGCTGTGCCCTGATGCGAGGTGCACTTGTCGGTGTGGTCGGCGCTGGCGTGTACCCCATCCTCCTGGCATTACCCGTGAATATTGGCCTTGCATCCAGGTACAACACAGCACCAATGCCAGAGAAGGGGATTGCGATCCGGTACTCGGTGAACCTTTCCAAGCCGATCCTGAGAAGAATGAGGGCAGTACTGTTGCTCCAGGCCTTCTTCTCCACCTACCTGAGCTCCAGGCATTTTGAAACTTACACCAAATTGGCCGAGATAACATTTGGTGCAGGTGGAGAGGAACTCAAAGACTAA